The Neomonachus schauinslandi chromosome 11, ASM220157v2, whole genome shotgun sequence genome contains a region encoding:
- the LOC110576132 gene encoding olfactory receptor 5G3-like, translating into MEDKNQTEVTEFLFLGLIDHLHQQIVLFVMLLFVYLVTLGGNIGMIILIWTDPRLHMPMYFFLNHLSFVDICSFPSIAPKMLCGIFAEKKSISFMGCATQMWFSGFFVVSECFLLASMAYYQYMAICKPLLYTLIMSQRVCVQLVMGLYAMAFISSMTYMTLTFCLCFCGPNIINHFFCDISPLLSLACADTFMIQFVFFFLAGSIGILSGLIIMVSCVCIQVAILKIQTADGRQKAFSTCSSHLAVVSILYGTLFFTYVWPGSTSSLDINKVIPLFFTVVIPMLNPLIYSLRNKELKNALGGCLKGKIL; encoded by the coding sequence ATGGAAGATAAGAATCAGACAGAAGtgactgaatttcttttcttagGCCTCATAGATCATCTCCATCAGCAGATTGTCCTCTTTGTCATGCTTCTCTTTGTCTATCTTGTCACCCTGGGGGGTAACATAGGGATGATCATTCTCATATGGACTGATCCAAGACTCCACATGCCTATGTACTTTTTTCTCAACCATTTGTCCTTTGTAgatatttgttcttttccttccattgcCCCCAAGATGCTGTGTGGTATCtttgcagagaaaaaaagcatCTCTTTCATGGGTTGTGCCACACAGATGTggttttctggtttctttgtgGTATCTGAATGTTTCCTCCTGGCTTCTATGGCATATTACCAGTATATGGCCATCTGTAAGCCCTTGCTGTATACACTCATTATGTCTCAGAGGGTCTGTGTGCAGCTAGTTATGGGGCTTTATGCCATGGCTTTTATAAGCAGCATGACCTatatgacattgacattttgCTTATGCTTCTGTGGTCCAAATATCATCAATCATTTTTTCTGTGATATTTCACCACTGCTTTCCCTTGCATGTGCAGACACTTTCATGAttcagtttgtatttttctttttggctggATCTATAGGAATACTCAGTGGCCTGATCATCATGGTCTCCTGTGTTTGCATCCAGGTGGCCATCTTGAAGATCCAGACTGCTGATGGGAGACAGAAAGCTTTCTCCACTTGCTCTTCTCACCTGGCAGTTGTCTCCATCCTGTATGGGACTCTTTTCTTTACTTATGTTTGGCCTGGCTCAACTTCCTCCCTGGATATCAATAAAGTGATTCCTCtattttttactgtggtaatCCCCATGTTGAACCCCCTCATTTACAGCCTGAGGAACAAGGAGTTGAAAAATGCATTAGGAGGAtgtttgaaaggaaaaattcTCTAA